The genome window TTGCCTTAATGATGTCCTTGCCTGCTCTGTTCAACATCGGCCTTCTGCTCTTCCTGGTCATGTTCATCTTTTCCATCTTTGGGATGTCCAATTTTGCATATGTGAAGCATGAGGCTGGCATTGATGATATGTTCAACTTTGAGACATTTGGCAACAGCATGATCTGCCTATTTCAGATCACAACCTCAGCCGGGTGGGATGGCCTGCTACTGCCCATCCTAAACCGTCCCCCTGACTGCAGTCTGGATAAGGAACACCCAGGGAGTGGCTTTAAGGGAGACTGCGGTAACCCCTCAGTGGGCATCTTCTTCTTTGTAAGCTATATCATCATCTCCTTCCTAATTGTTGTGAACATGTACATTGCCATCATCTTGGAGAACTTCAGTGTAGCCACAGAGGAAAGTGCAGACCCTCTGAGTGAGGACGACTTTGAGACCTTCTATGAGATCTGGGAGAAGTTTGACCCTGATGCCACCCAGTTCATCGAGTACTGTAAGCTGGCAGACTTTGCAGATGCCTTGGAGCATCCTCTCCGAGTGCCCAAGCCCAACACCATTGAGCTCATTGCCATGGATCTGCCCATGGTCAGCGGGGATCGCATCCACTGCTTGGACATCCTTTTTGCCTTCACCAAGCGGGTCCTGGGAGACAGCGGGGAATTGGACATCCTCCGGCAGCAGATGGAGGAACGGTTTGTGGCATCCAATCCTTCCAAAGTGTCTTATGAGCCAATCACAACCACATTGCGGCGCAAACAGGAAGAGGTGTCAGCAGTGGTCCTGCAGCGTGCCTACCGGGGACATTTAGCAAGGCGGGGCTTCATTTGCAAAAAGATAACTTCCAATAAGCTGGAGAATGGAGGCACACACcgagagaaaaaggagagcacCCCGTCTACAGCCTCCCTCCCATCCTATGACAGTGTAACTAAACCTGAGAAGGAGAAACAGCAACgggcagaggaaggaagaagggaaagagccAAAAGACAAAAAGAGGTCAGAGAATCTAAGtgttaaagaaaagcaaaaattaaatattgtacAGATTTAAAACTTGCAAGTGAAAGATTGTTTACAAACTTCCTGATTATTATCAATGCAGAACAGCTGTGGAGACACTTTACCCTGAAGATCTATACCAAACGTAGTCTGCTTACCATGTAACACAGTTGCATCTTGAGCAGTGACCTGCCCAGGGCAAAGGACCCTGCTCCCTGAACTCACAGATTTTCTAATGCTTGGGCAGGTGGTTACTGCATGTTCCACATCAGTCAATGCAACTTAGGACAAACTAAACAGGATACAAAAACAGAGGAGAGGCTGCCGGGAGCAGCATATTTCCATTGCAGccaaatggattttattttttcattttgttgattctcagaagcagaaagcatcacttTAAAAGTTTGTTTGTTCATGCAAACTATATTTGCATTCTTACATTAGTTAAgctaaacagcaaaaaaaaaaaaaaaaaaaatacacacatacatttagCCCATGTCATTTAATTGTCAGTTTCTTTGACATAAACCACATCTTCTCCACATGGACTTCATGTGGTTTGGAGATGGGTGGGGGAAAATAATCAGGTTTCTTCAGGCTGAGGAGGACTTGCTCAGGCCGATTCCAAACATTGTGCTTGTTCAATGCGTAGAAATGATTTGCATGATGGCATGCCGTGATTAGAAGTCATGCATGAGAACCATACACCACAGGACACTACTAATCCTGTCCCCCGCACTGGGTCAGCCTTTGGACAGGACCTAGCCCTGCACCGTTCACTGTATTTGGAGGAAAAAATGGTAAGAGTTTCATACCCACTGCAATTCTTTATGAATTCTTAGAAGTCTTTCATACACCTTCTGGGTAGGGAAACATAACCAACAAATTGACCACtaccaacaaaacaaacccaGTCCAACAAGCAGATGGATCCGTTGTGTGTATATGTTTAACAGACATCTCTAACATACAGCCATTGTTGCACATTTTGAAAGATGAACTGTTTATTGCTGCTCTGTGTCCCGTATGGGGAAACCTTGATCTCAAATGGCTTGTATTAATAATGTCACTGTAAAACCAAATCCTAGggctaaaaacaaaaatcaaaaaaaaagttcatttgtATTTTGCAGTATTTATGATGGTTGTTGAGCCTTCATACTGGAGAACTGACCTTATTTGGGGTAGAGGTAAAAATGCTATTCAGAGTAGCATGTTATCTCTCTGGGGTGATTTGGGGAACTTAAAACAACCTTTCATGGGGGTAAAGGGGTGCTCACTTCATTTAGAGTCATGTCCTTCTGCGTTGTGGCTTTCTCCAGGCTTGAGTCCACATGGCGAGGGGCTCTGGTATTCTGAACGGGCCTCTCTTCCGAGGGGTCACAAGCTCACACACTGCATGGTTCCTCCTGCTTCCATCACATTTTCCACCAAGTAGAGCTTCCCTTACCCACAGAGGTGGGTGAGGGCAGCAGCATTGGGGCTACGGCTGTGGTTTCTTTCAGTTACTGTTAGACTAAATCGTCACTAGTGGGACCTGAGGTAGAGATGGAGCCGCCTCTGAAACAAGCCCAATTGATTTCTTTATTGCACTGGTTCTCATGAAAAAGTGATTTAATATTAACTCTTAAGATGTTTCAGCTTTCCCCAGAGCATTCTCTTTTAGCCAGTTTTGCTATCTGCTTAGCGACCTGTCCATTGTCATTAGAGGGTGGCTTTGGGGGGAGCGTCCTATCTTCCATTCCATGTTTTACTTTAAGGAAGATAATTTTTTAGTCCAGGGGTTTCTCATCTGATGACTAGATTTCAAAGCCAAGATGCTGCAGTTGAATGTGTCAGGAAGTCTATACAAAGGATAAGGAGAGACTTGAGCTTGCAAACCAAATCAAAATAAGTTCTTCCTAAACCATATAATAGAGGGggtaaaaaaaacccataatcaGACAAACCAATCTGACTTGAGTAGAAGCACTTTGGATGTATTTTCATAGTCCACCTGACTAGTTTTGCGTAGAACAAACCACAGCAAGTCAGTAAGCAGAGCTTTCTGTCTCGTTGGACCATTCGATGCTATCCAGCTCTTGTAAGCCTGCTTCTGCAGCATCACCTGTAGAACTTTTGTACTACACCCAATATTGGGTTGGGAAGGCATTTCTTTCAGTGGCCCTGGTAACTGCTAGGACGAATGTTTAGTAACATGTACAGGATACATCATAAACAGCACAAAACAGAAGCTGACGTGTGGTTATTCTTTTTAAGAGAATTATAAATACTGTAATATATCACTTTATTTTCTCGGCATGCCTTTTTGTAAATACAAATTATTAACTTAGTAAATAGGAAATGGCTTCTGGCTTATGccattgtcatatttatttttatttttatacttttcttgcttcttagaACTTAAATGCTGTCAGCCAATGTACATCCCCAAAccaaacagacagacaaaaaaatttttattgttaatggtcttttccaaaacaacaacaaatatatatttttgttccaaTGTGTAATAAATCCTAACCACTTCTATGCAAGATTTGGCTAAACTTCATCATTGTTCTTAGGTTTGAGATTGGCAACAGAGCTAGCTATAAGATCCCACTCGGTACTCCAAGTGCTCATGCTAGTGATGTCATTAAGCTACTAGAGCATATGAATGAGGCTTTTCTGAGAGCTGACTTTTTTCTCCCCCCTAAACCTTGATATCAGCCCAGCAGGCTGTCTcctcagtcacacacacatggGCCTTGGTATCTGATACCCATCAGCCAGCTTCACAGGGAAGAAACCACCTGCACTCTATTTGAAGTTTcacttttcttttaacatttcccACCTTTTCCCTCCCCAccatccctccacccacccactcactcactcacactctCACTCACCCACCCTGCTCCACACTTCTTTGGTAGTAAATGACACCATCACCAGCAGTTTATACCCACAGTAAACAGGCATTGAATTGAAAGAATCAGTGATGACGTTTCTGTGCGTCTTCACTGAGTGGGTAAGTGGCAATGCTTTGCCAAATATTAACAAAGCCAATcaaaaagcagcagcagccacaGTATcactgcacatatatatatatatacatatatatatagatatagatatataaatataaatatttattttttgtagccAGGTCCTTGGTGCAGTATTTATACTCCACaatcaacctttaaaaaaaggacaaaaagcaaAAAGACATGTGATgctataaatttaaaatgcagaGCCAAAGCCACTGAGCAGCAGCTGacatggttgctggtttgtgaAAAACACTTTCCCCTCTTTTCTTAACCTTGTTGCTTAGGATAAGAAGAGTCCACAATTTAAAGTAGAGGGCAAGAGCAGGAAAGACTTCGCAAGTCAGCATGACCAATCCCACTCCTCTCTTAATGAGCCTCTTTTGGCACCAGAAGTTGAcctgggaaagagaaacagaaactccCAGTCAAAGCCCCTGAACGACAGTGTTCTTTTATTTCTCGCCGTAACCAATGTAAACTTGTAAAAGACCAGTAGTGAAGATTAGTGTATTAGTGAATGCATGGAGGCCAACACTGCTCTAAATGAGACGTGACAAAACATACGTCACTACTATAAGCCAAAaaggtaacaaaataaaaatgaccctTTTTACTGTACAAGGGAAGTCTGTCTTGGTGTGTGTTTGTTGCTTGACTATCCCAATTCTTGAGTCCTGGGAGGGGTCTGGGAATTGGGACCTTAGAACAttttggggagaggagaggaatgggAGAGAAATCAGAAGGTCTCTGGCAAAATTCTGGCTGAGACATAGAGATTGGAGAGAAATGCAAGGTCCTGACCCCCTCCCCACATTCCTCCATTGCATGTGGCATCCCTCCATTTACTGGGCCATGAAAGGCCTTCCTCACCAGTTCACCTGGCAGAACGCCAAGAGATCATGTGAGCCACCCAGCTGGGTTGTGAAAACGATCCCAATGCCCCTAAGCTTAGGCATGCATGATGCCCAGTAGCCCCCACTCTGCTAGCTAATGCTGGGCCCTGCCCTCCATCACCTGACAGATGAACCAGCAGACTAGGGCTGGTCTTGTTCATATTTGTGCAGGGGTGAGGggcacccctcccctttcctcaccCTGTCCTGCTTTGGGGACATCCCTTTCTAGGCCATGTCTCCTGGTCCAGGAACACTCTCAGGAGGATTCTGAAGTGCCCACTCTAGTCCTCTCCAGTAGCTCCACTTTGGAGAGAAATGGCTGGTAGGTCAGTCCCCATTCTCCCCCGGCCCCCAGCCTCCAGGCCTACTGTGGAGGTGCAATTGCCATGGGTTGTGACTTTGACTTGATTCTGGGCATCTTCTGTAAtgatgcctttttcttttctcagatgTTGCCCAAAGTTTTGCAAAAAGCTTTGTTCATTTTTCAGGTACCCTCACCCCTAAAGGATTGGCTGCAACTGATCAGCCAGGGGGACATCAGGAGAGAAGTGGAAGTCTAGGTGGGAGGGGCCCAGGGTTTGCACAGAGTCTGTGTTGTGGCTCAGCTGTGTGCTTTTTTTGGACTCCCTTTTTGAGATTACCAAGATTTCCTCCTCTGTTATTATGCTCCCGAGGCAcccccctgctcctgccccccacTGCTACTTGCTGTACATAGAGGctaagtggggtggggtgggcaggtgtGCAcatgtggtgtgtatgtgtgtgaagaaTGTATATAGGTAAAGGGGAGCGGGGTCCAGTGGTTCCAGAAAAGGGACAGAACTCTGTTCCATCCCCAGCTCAACCGCTGGctcgctgtgtggccttgggcaagtcacttaacctctctgtgcctcagtttcctcatctgtaaaatggggataataatactgACCTACCTCACAGGGGTGTTGTGAGGCTTTAACTAAATGTTTTGTAAAGTGTTTTGAGATACAGAGACAAAGGCACTAGGGAAGGGCAAAGTATTATTTGGACTTAAGGAAGATGAAATGGTACCATAAAAGCTGCTATTCTGACAGCCATTTTAAACTGCACTGCTCCAACCACCCCCGCTTCTCATCACCAGGACAGCAGGTCGAGAAAATACCTTTCCTTTCACTTGCTTCTGGGGTTTGTGATTATTCTAGACAATTATTTTCCCTTGCTGTATCTCCTTCCCTCACTCCTCAATTTGTTCCCTGTTCCGTTTATGTGGAAATGGCAGAAATGCTTGAGAAATGAGAATGTATAAGTGGATTGGAAGTTTATAGTCTGAATTTTCGATTTTACTTTGTACTGTACATCTTTTTACTTTAGAATTTGCAATAAAGGGTTACGTCAATCTTGTTTTCAACTCTCCTCTTGGATTGCCTGTCATTCTGTCATTGCTCACACCAAAGCCCCTTAGCCAAGGGTGGAGGGAAAGTCAAGCACTCCCACCCAGCAGGAACCCTCAGTGGTCCTCTTGCCTTCCCCTGCAACATGGGACCTGGTCTGAGCAGAGTCTGTGCGAGGGCTCACTCAGGCTCATGTCCTCGGATGGGCTGGCAGTGCCCCAGCTATTCAGGTGGGTGGAAAAGGTTGGGAGCTCTGTAGACCTTCAGGAGGCCTTGCCAAAGTGGGGAGAGAAGCTTGGAGGCAGCAGCCTCTGGAATCGGGCACACTTCTAGTTGTGTCACCCCCTACACCCTCCAGCAGGGCTCAGAGTAAACAGAAACCAGCATTTTGGTCTAGTCCCCATTATGCTTCCCAAGTTCTCTTAACTGCTTACAGGTCATTTCCTTTGGAGCTCATAACTTGCAGCTCAAGCAGCTCTGGGTTTAAAAATCTAACTAGGCCAATAACTAGCTATGGTTAGGAAACTCCTAGCCAGAGTTGACATAAATGTAATGGAGCTAATACCCTTGCCTTGGGTTTTGAAAATTAGATCAAATAATGTATGTAACTGCTTAAGGGTCTGGCACACAGTTAGTGCTAAATAAATGGTAGCTCTTAGTGGaagtataattttgaaataaggaACTGACAAGAATTGAAAGGGTCTGCCTCCTACCTGCCCCCCGCCCCATTAGACTGATGAAAGAGCTTTCCTCTTATAACAGCGCCCTAGCTATGCCCCGTCATTTCCAACCAACTAGCAAATCGATTGATTGCTCCCTCCTTTGTGTGTTGTGTTACTTTTATAATACGTCAAAGGTAGCATTCCACCAGGATTGTACCCTACTTTACAGCCGGGAACACTAGGGTTAAGGAGGATCTGGCCCAGGACGAGTTGGCCCATTCCCCCGGAGACACGAGGTGCTCTTCACTCAAGAGTGGCTTTGCCTCCCACCAGCCATGCGCCTCGACGGGGCTTGCGCCGGGCAGTGATGGGAGAGCCAGGGCTGCCGAGTGGCTCCCCATCGCCATCGCCATCGCCGCCGGTGATCCACTGCGTGAGCAGCATGAGCAGCGCCCCAGCGCCCAGTGTACCCATGAAGCCGGTGAAGAGGCCGAGAGCCAGCGGCCCGACCCAGCCCACGGGGCTGCGCTCGTACGGTGCCTGGGGCAGTCGCTCTACAATCAACTTCAGCTCATCCCAGTTAGGGTCCGGGCCTGCGGCGCGGCGGGAGCgcgaggctggggcaggggcaggggccaggGGCGCGCGGGGCCACAGGTAGCGCTGGCCGAACTTGCGCAGCTGCAGCGTCGCCTGCTGGTGGAGGTTCTTGCCCAACTCCCAGGCCACGTCCGGGCGGCCGCTGCGCCGCAGGGCCCGGGCCACGCGGTCCCAGGGCAGGTGCTGGGCCTCGGCGGAGAGCCAAGCTGCCAGCCGCTCCCGACAGCCCTCGGAGACCTCCTCGGGGTCAGCTGCCCGGTCCTTCACCTCCCGCTGCTGCCGGCCCTGCGACCTCGATGTGGGCCACGGTGATTCGGCCCGGGCCAATCGGTTTTCAGAAAGCCTGTCCAGCTCGGCCTTGACATCCGGCTCTGGCGCCTTCAGGAGCGACTGGAAATGGCTGCACTCCTCTGGGGTCAGTAGCTCAGCCAGACGGACGGCTGTGTGAGGACCCATGGCGTCCGTGGCCCCCGCAGGAACTCGCACCCAGCCGCAGAGTGCTAGGGCCACGACTAAGATCCCGGCTGGAGCCTGCGCCATGGCCTGCTTGTGACCCGAACCCACCGACTGTGGGGGAGGAACTCCGAATGCCCatgagtgggggaggggcgctaACACCCATGGATGGCAGGAAGGAGGGGTTTAGTACATTCAGCGACTGGGGCGAGGGGCCCCCCAGCATCCAGGGATGTAGAAGGAACCTCCAACACATGCGATTGGTTGGAGGATCATCTCCCAACACCCAGAAATtgagaggtttttaaaaaaaaaaaacaggaattggAGTTTCCCAATACCACAGGATGTGTAGGACTCAGTCCCCCTGGGACTGGGAGGGGCTGGCTATTGGCCCTATTGGCCCTAATGCCTCAAATTCATTAAGTCTCCTCATCCTCCATTAGAAGCCCTAGACCGCCTACCTGTCCATTATCTCTGATATCCAATGACTATCTAAATTTTCTTCTTACCAGCTAACTACTAAATATTTATACACTGTCATTCCCCATCCTCCCACATGGGCATCCAAACCCTCACCCTCTCTTCTGAGTAAGGTaagccccacctccaccccccacctccctccacaCACACTGGGCCCCATTCACTAAATTTGTTTCCATTCCCCAAGCAAGCTTGGCTCTTGCTCTCCTTTGGATGTTGGCCTGCACTTTGTTCTGCCTAGGTCATGCCTCAGCTGATAGGTCTCTTCTGGAAGGCCCTCCCTGACTCCATCCTTATCTATTCCCACAGCTCTGCCCTTTTTTACTATCTCCCCCATTAGACTGTAAGGTTTATCTGTTGTCCCCATAACAACTAGTTCACAAGTATTCAGTAAAGATTTCTTTAATCAGTGTGTGAATTCTTAACTTTTAAGTCAGGTGTgccccggcctgacctgtggtggtgcagtggatcaagcatcgacctggaatgctgaggtcgctggttcaaaaccctgggcctgtgtggtcaaggcacatatgggagttgatgcttcctgctcctcccacttctctctctttttgtctgtcttctctaaaatgaataaataaataaaaataatttttttaaaagtttttaaaaataataaataaaaataaatcagttgtgccccccccccatcacccaCCCACTCAAACACACACCAGATTCATCGTGGAGTCTCAACTCTTCACAGGGCATGGGAGGTCCTTATGGTGCAGTGGTTCTGTCCCAGCAGACTCCTCCAGTCTCACTTCCCCCCACTCACCCTCACTTCATGCTCTTATAACAAATTATGACACAGTCACCAGCCTCCATAGCTCTGCCCACTTGTATCCCCTCCTGTCCATTTTTGTGACACCCCACCACCCCCATCGTGGGTCAGAATCTTTTCTGGACATTCTTTAGACTGTGTATCCTACATCAAGACACTTATCTGGAAATTAACTAGTTCAAGGATTTATTCAGTGTCTTCTATGAACCAAATATTGTGCCAAATGTGAGAACAAAATTTTGATAAGGTTCCTCCTCCTTAAGCAGCTTTATGCTGCTGTATTTTCAAACGATCTCTTTTTGAGCTTTCCCCACCCTGCACTGCGGGCTCTCCAGAACAATAGCTGTGCCTAATCATGTCTATATACTCAGTGCCACGCAGTGTTTGCACAAAACAGGTGTACAATATACCACCTAGAGTGCAAGGGGGGTATGGACCTCCAAAGCTGGAGAGAGTTGGTGTTACGGACCCTGGGACAACACCCGGGAGCCCCCATCTCCAGGCACACTCTAAGAACTCAGAACTGCATGAGGGCCTTCCCTTTCCAGGGCCATTTCAGAGCCTGAGAGTGTGGCTTTTCACCTAGTAGTCTCAGGGCCCAATGCCCAGTGAGCAACTCCTGTGGCAGACTGAATAAGAGAGGTTCCATGATAATGTTTTGCTCAAGTAACAGAAACACCCACCGAGCCACACCAATGGTATCCACAGACCGGGATGCTCAGGTTTTCCCCAGAGGGCTCCCCACATCCTGCTGCCCCCAAGAAATTCTCTGGAAATCACATGTCATCGCTTTAATACTGTGtagtactttcttttaaaatacagtctCTTCTGAGGTAGACAGACCACAACGGCAGAGCATCGTCAGACAGGAGATAAATACATCCATGTACAACACGCAGCAAAATGAGGTAGAAATGGTTACAACTGGAGGAGAAGACCCTAACCTCAATCtggatagaggaaggagagggccagCTTGCTGAGTCTGTGCTCCCCCAACCTTTGACCCTGGATTCTTTGGTATGCCTCCCCCATTGCCAGAGCTGTACACACCCTTTCCCCACCTGCCCCAGCGCCCATGAGGTAGGTGCTAGTAgactggggatgtctccttgtgCAAAGTTTCCCAAGGCCAGTAGAAGAGGTGTTGGGGGACTGGGTCTCAATCAGTGAGATTGCCCCCAAACCCCAGACCTGCCTGCCTCCTGAAGGGAAGGTAATCCCAAATCCCCACTTCTCTGatgccctcccacccccccatatacatacacacacctgaGAGAACCTCCTCGTTCCTCTGCTCCTTCTATGGGTCTTTTACAGCCAACACCCTACAGCCTATCCCACTGCTTCTGAGGCACCAAAGTCCCGCAAACAGCTCCAAGGAGAGGAGGGccagaaaaaaagaccaaagaTGAAAAGGGGACAAACACAGAACAGCTTTCCTATTCACACTGCCAGGCCAGTACAGGCCCTCAGCACCTTGGCACCTGAAATGTTCCCCCAGACACCCTTCCAGCTGGGAGTGGGAGGTGGTCCAGAGACTGTAGCAGCTGTAAGGGCAGGCagggaacaggaagggagaactaggatgggagaaaaaaaagctagagGTGAGGGTTTGTTCCCTCAAACTTTGGACCAAAAATCAGAGTTGTAAAATGGGTTCCCTGAGGGAGAAGGGGCAAACTGCTGAAGCCCCATCAAGGGAAATGGGTGGGAAGGCGAGGAATATGGTTCTCAGAAGGAAGCCCACCAAGCCTCGGCTTCTGGTAGGAAGTGTGGGTGGAATGAGAATAAACCCCTAATATGAGGGAAAAACAGCCTGcccatccccttctccctctcaagACCTAAATCCCTAGGAGAAGAAGAACACTTCCCCACAAAACTTCTTCTGTTCCCCACAGAAGCTCGCCCCTCCTCAGAGCTTTCTAGCAGACAGGAAGGCTGAGTCTGTAGTCAGTTTTGTGCCCAACCAGACTCGTGGCCATACTGTCTTTCCTCCAGAAGGAATCCTTTGGGCCTAAGTTATAGAACACCTCTGCCTGGGCAACGAATAGGTGTGATGACCTTCCCATTTGGACCCTCTCAGACTACTTTCTAGGTCTGGGGCAGGAGGTGGGCAAGGGCATCCCAAGACTGGTTAACCCTTCATAGAAAATACTAATCTGAGAGCGAGCAGTTGGAAGGGCAGCAGAAAGGAAGCAAAACCTACTGCTCTCAAAATCTCACAACCCACTCCCTAACACCCCTGCCTACGACCTTGGACTGGAGAGGGAAGCTCTACAAATACATTCTGCTTCTGTCCCAGGAAGAGCAGGGGTCTAAGTGTCCATCTgggtcctcctctcctcttcctcacaAGTTGCACTTTCTTAGTCTTTGGGGGAAATATGCTCCCCTGGAGGGCTAGGGTGGCTGGTGGGGAACACACAGGAGAGTAGTCAAAGTCTAACATTCTTTCTTAGCTCAGTTTCTTCCTGAgttgtcaaaagaaaaagaaaaatagcaagtTCTACACATCTTACAAAAATAAGAGGCCTAAATATTAAACACGCTACATTTCTGAGATTTCCccctcaaaaacaaataaacaataacaacaaaaccctTCTTTGGGTATTTTTTGCTTGAACCCTCCACCCCAGACCCAAGGTTGCAGCTGGGTGAGGGATAATGGGGTGGGAGGGAACTCCCTACCCCCTCCTCATCAGCCTCTGGACCTCCAGATCTCCTGCAAAGGGACACTGCAGTCTTTAAATGAGAGGgccagaagggaaggagaaggaccAAGAGACACAGAGGCTAGAGAGCAAGGGATGGAGACAGAAGCAGAGGGTGATAGATGGAAACAGGGGAGAGTAGCAAAAGAGAAACAAGGCCAGGATGGGGGCGGAGGAGTAGCGACTAGGAGAGAAAACTAGGTGCATGCAAAGAAAGGGGGagactggggaggagggagcaatTCAGATAGCGAGGAGACAAAAGGACTGGTGGCGAGAGAGCAGGAGTCCTTAGGTCCCGGGTGTCAGCCCATCCTGGGTCTGTTCATCCAAGGAGCGGAAATGGCGAGCTTCCCGTccacaataaatagaaaaaacctGAGAATACAGCGCATATGGCATCTATCTGCCTAGCAGAAGCATTTTCCTTCCCATGAAAAGAAATATCC of Saccopteryx bilineata isolate mSacBil1 chromosome 1, mSacBil1_pri_phased_curated, whole genome shotgun sequence contains these proteins:
- the TMDD1 gene encoding LOW QUALITY PROTEIN: transmembrane and death domain protein 1 (The sequence of the model RefSeq protein was modified relative to this genomic sequence to represent the inferred CDS: deleted 1 base in 1 codon): MAQAPAGILVVALALCGWVRVPAGATDAMGPHTAVRLAELLTPEECSHFQSLLKAPEPDVKAELDRLSENRLARAESPWPTSRSQGRQQREVKDRAADPEEVSEGCRERLAAWLSAEAQHLPWDRVARALRRSGRPDVAWELGKNLHQQATLQLRKFGQRYLWPRAPLAPAPAPASRSRRAAGPDPNWDELKLIVERLPQAPYERSPVGWVGPLALGLFTGFMGTLGAGALLMLLTQWITGGDGDGDGEPLGSPGSPITARRKPVEAHGWWEAKPLLSEEHLVSPGEWANSSWARSSLTLVFPAVK